A section of the Thermus antranikianii DSM 12462 genome encodes:
- a CDS encoding Crp/Fnr family transcriptional regulator has protein sequence MFQELSLEARREMARVFQPKRVLRGTPLYALGDRADGVYLVREGLVWLEGPRSAEGEPATLGVVGPGGLFGEEVLVGGRRRTSGATALTYAEFLFAPQEALAPLRARFPEVERFLLEALYARLKEAEERLWELRHLSVSQRLARLLLRLSQAGEVAFSHQDLARMVGATRETVTKLLGEWALSGVVDLGYRRVEVREPQALARLAEAL, from the coding sequence ATGTTCCAGGAGTTGTCCCTCGAGGCCCGGCGGGAGATGGCCAGGGTGTTCCAGCCCAAGAGGGTCTTGCGGGGTACCCCCCTCTACGCCTTGGGGGACCGGGCGGACGGGGTGTACCTGGTGCGGGAGGGGCTTGTCTGGCTAGAAGGACCCCGCTCGGCGGAAGGGGAGCCAGCCACCTTGGGGGTGGTGGGGCCTGGAGGGCTTTTTGGGGAGGAGGTCCTGGTGGGGGGGCGACGTCGCACCTCGGGAGCCACCGCCCTGACCTACGCCGAGTTCCTCTTCGCTCCCCAGGAAGCCCTAGCCCCCTTGCGGGCGCGTTTTCCCGAGGTGGAGCGCTTCCTCCTGGAGGCTCTGTACGCCCGGCTGAAAGAGGCAGAGGAGCGGCTTTGGGAGCTGCGCCACCTCTCCGTGAGCCAGCGCTTGGCCCGGCTTCTCCTGAGGCTAAGCCAGGCGGGGGAGGTGGCCTTTTCCCACCAAGACCTGGCCCGTATGGTGGGGGCTACCCGGGAGACCGTGACCAAGCTCCTGGGGGAGTGGGCCCTTTCGGGGGTAGTGGACCTGGGCTACCGTCGGGTGGAGGTTCGGGAACCCCAGGCCCTTGCCCGCCTGGCCGAGGCGCTTTAG
- a CDS encoding menaquinone biosynthesis family protein, translating into MEVPVLKLGYSPCPNDTFIFYALTHGLVESPLPVEAVLEDVETLNRWALEGRLPLTKLSYAAYGRVRDRYVALRSGGALGRGVGPLVVAKKPLRSLKGARVAIPGRNTTAFLLLSLYAEGFEPVEVRYDRIMPLVAQGKVEAGLIIHESRFTYPEYGLVKVLDLGEWWEGETGLPLPLGAILARRDLGEGLIQALDEAVRRSLEYAFAHPEETLPYLKAHAQELSEEVIWAHVRTYVNGFSRDVGEEGERAVERLFAEAEARGLLPSSEAPLFL; encoded by the coding sequence ATGGAGGTGCCGGTTCTGAAGCTGGGCTACTCCCCCTGCCCCAACGACACCTTCATCTTCTATGCCCTGACCCATGGCCTTGTGGAAAGCCCCCTTCCCGTGGAGGCGGTTTTGGAGGACGTGGAGACCCTAAACCGCTGGGCTTTGGAGGGGAGGCTACCCCTGACCAAGCTCTCCTATGCCGCCTATGGGAGGGTGCGGGACCGGTATGTGGCCCTAAGGAGCGGGGGAGCCTTGGGGAGAGGGGTGGGCCCTTTGGTGGTGGCTAAGAAACCCTTGAGGAGCCTGAAGGGAGCCCGGGTGGCCATTCCTGGGCGCAACACCACGGCCTTTTTGCTCCTCTCCCTGTACGCGGAAGGGTTTGAGCCGGTGGAGGTGCGGTACGACCGGATTATGCCCTTGGTGGCCCAAGGAAAGGTGGAGGCAGGCCTCATCATCCACGAAAGCCGTTTCACCTACCCGGAGTACGGCTTGGTCAAGGTTTTGGACCTAGGGGAGTGGTGGGAGGGGGAAACGGGCCTGCCCCTTCCTTTGGGGGCCATCCTGGCCCGGCGGGACTTGGGAGAGGGGCTCATCCAGGCCCTGGATGAGGCGGTGCGGCGGAGCCTGGAATACGCCTTTGCCCATCCCGAAGAAACCCTTCCCTACCTGAAAGCCCATGCCCAGGAGCTTTCGGAGGAGGTGATCTGGGCCCATGTGCGCACCTATGTGAACGGGTTCAGCCGTGACGTAGGGGAGGAAGGGGAAAGGGCAGTGGAGAGGCTCTTTGCTGAGGCCGAGGCCCGAGGGCTTCTCCCCTCCTCCGAAGCCCCCCTCTTTTTGTAG
- a CDS encoding tetratricopeptide repeat protein, whose product MPDELRLYLKERFGVLGPVSPGRFEAELAKRVGSPAKREPVLKAWRAYLSGGGREAVRSFYQEILKVPKGEALVYGMHLPFLEFYAREVPSRLEGRVLEVGAFTGALVGYLQRKRPELSFSALDGVEEAVELGKKRVPEVVWHAAWAEEAELPPFDTLLLLSVFPEGFVDQELESRLEVHSFWKRFGFFERLPLFARLLKPGGLLVYGHGPFLGKSPEGVEEGLRRLGFYQVERVGEGEYFLVLARRPEALEVKEEAWSLAVDEEASLDIEEAPLQVPVLVQGDLSEVRELLAAGRYAEVLAHLPEGVEGEAACLRGRALFALSRYAEAEEVLRRALSEEAEDLRAMVLVELGEYERARPRLEALAGRGGRYRIYLGRVYLSLGRYADALRQFVESGLPEAEGYVREALERITERMRRFAREGEWAEVSRRAEFVEDLSPNLLTREMLRLGLKAALIQGLFARAERYARRLADLDEAEGFLGLALVALRVRSPLEVRPMEDLKPVEPYLTEALARAEIPEALLLLGMLREREGRHLEALRLLERAAERGEGEVAGLAYHHLAQVKRALRRPLKEILGDHKRAHALRAYPAPYLFQLAQEALKGGEEVLARELLSRARDAGLSEVAEEDLMGLLALLERLEGPWAAFSLLYQALGRTSKPPLELLALAYRLSRTFRESPEASEVRGQYLAALYAEGRGEEVERLLLEELKVDPQALEVLFDLAEHYEAQGNWRKAAEHWQKALEVALYREKDLDLSREVLRNLLFLRPNDESLSLYLEELKAVSRGLEALGESPKALPETKEELLEEGLPQFHGEHLLVVGGHTQLRSRLVPLLEARGLKVDWFDADTAGVGKEALRRIQNRLERAHGLMIVSSYVGHDFSEPVRLEAERLGVPVYVIPGRARGATGFLRALKAFAPELFKRALKGVQ is encoded by the coding sequence ATGCCCGATGAGCTAAGGCTATACCTGAAGGAGCGGTTTGGCGTCTTGGGGCCGGTTTCCCCAGGGCGCTTTGAGGCCGAGTTGGCCAAGCGGGTGGGAAGCCCCGCCAAGCGGGAGCCCGTTCTCAAGGCCTGGCGCGCCTACCTTTCGGGGGGCGGCAGGGAGGCGGTGCGAAGTTTCTACCAGGAGATCCTCAAGGTGCCCAAGGGGGAGGCCTTGGTCTACGGCATGCACCTGCCCTTTTTGGAGTTCTACGCCCGGGAGGTGCCTTCCCGCTTGGAGGGGCGGGTTTTGGAGGTGGGGGCCTTCACCGGGGCCTTGGTGGGATATTTGCAAAGGAAGCGGCCCGAGCTCTCCTTTTCCGCCCTGGACGGGGTGGAGGAGGCCGTGGAGCTTGGGAAAAAGCGGGTGCCCGAGGTGGTCTGGCATGCGGCCTGGGCGGAGGAGGCGGAGCTTCCTCCTTTTGACACCCTGCTTCTCCTTTCAGTGTTCCCCGAGGGCTTTGTGGACCAGGAGCTGGAAAGCCGCCTCGAGGTCCATTCCTTTTGGAAGCGCTTCGGTTTCTTTGAACGCCTTCCCCTCTTTGCCCGGCTTTTGAAGCCCGGTGGGCTTTTGGTCTACGGCCACGGACCCTTTTTGGGCAAGAGCCCGGAAGGGGTGGAGGAAGGCTTAAGGCGCCTGGGATTTTACCAAGTGGAACGGGTGGGGGAAGGGGAGTACTTTCTGGTGCTGGCGAGAAGGCCCGAGGCACTGGAGGTTAAAGAGGAGGCCTGGTCCCTGGCGGTGGACGAGGAAGCTTCCCTGGACATCGAGGAGGCACCCCTGCAAGTTCCCGTTCTGGTTCAGGGGGATCTTTCCGAGGTGCGGGAGCTTCTGGCCGCAGGGCGGTATGCGGAGGTGCTGGCCCATCTGCCCGAGGGAGTGGAAGGGGAGGCGGCCTGCCTGAGGGGGCGGGCCCTTTTCGCCCTTTCCCGCTATGCCGAGGCGGAGGAGGTCTTAAGGCGGGCCCTTTCCGAGGAAGCGGAGGACCTAAGGGCCATGGTGCTGGTGGAGCTCGGGGAGTACGAGCGGGCCAGGCCCCGCCTCGAGGCCCTGGCCGGGAGGGGAGGGAGGTACCGCATCTACCTGGGCCGGGTCTACCTGAGCCTGGGGCGGTATGCGGACGCCCTCAGGCAGTTTGTGGAATCGGGCCTGCCCGAGGCGGAAGGGTACGTGCGGGAGGCCCTGGAACGGATCACCGAGCGCATGCGCCGCTTCGCCCGGGAAGGGGAGTGGGCGGAGGTAAGCCGCCGGGCGGAGTTTGTGGAGGACCTTTCCCCAAACCTCCTGACCCGGGAGATGCTCCGGCTTGGCTTAAAGGCCGCCCTGATCCAAGGGCTTTTTGCCCGGGCGGAGCGGTATGCCAGGAGGCTTGCGGATCTGGACGAGGCCGAGGGCTTCTTGGGGCTTGCCCTGGTGGCCCTCAGGGTGCGCTCCCCTCTGGAGGTGCGGCCCATGGAGGACTTGAAGCCGGTGGAGCCCTACCTCACCGAGGCCTTGGCCCGGGCGGAGATCCCCGAGGCCTTGTTGCTTCTCGGGATGCTCCGGGAACGGGAGGGGCGCCACCTGGAGGCCCTGCGCCTTTTGGAGCGGGCGGCGGAGCGGGGGGAAGGGGAGGTGGCGGGCCTGGCCTACCACCACCTGGCCCAGGTGAAGAGGGCCCTCAGACGGCCCCTTAAGGAGATCCTGGGAGACCACAAGCGGGCCCATGCCTTAAGGGCCTACCCTGCCCCTTACCTGTTCCAGCTGGCCCAGGAGGCCCTGAAGGGGGGAGAGGAGGTCCTGGCCCGGGAGCTTCTCTCCCGGGCCCGGGATGCCGGGCTTTCCGAGGTGGCTGAGGAGGACCTCATGGGGCTCCTTGCCCTTCTGGAGAGGCTGGAGGGTCCCTGGGCTGCCTTCAGCCTTCTCTACCAGGCCCTGGGCCGCACGTCCAAGCCCCCCCTGGAGCTTCTGGCCCTGGCCTACCGCCTCTCCCGCACTTTCCGGGAAAGCCCCGAGGCCTCGGAGGTTCGAGGGCAGTACCTGGCAGCCCTTTATGCCGAGGGACGGGGGGAGGAGGTGGAAAGGCTCTTGTTGGAGGAGCTGAAGGTTGATCCCCAGGCCCTGGAGGTGCTCTTTGACCTGGCGGAGCACTACGAGGCCCAGGGCAACTGGCGGAAGGCGGCGGAGCACTGGCAGAAAGCCTTAGAGGTAGCCCTCTACCGGGAAAAGGATCTGGACCTTTCCCGGGAAGTCTTAAGAAACCTCCTTTTCCTGAGGCCCAACGATGAGAGCCTTTCCCTTTACCTGGAGGAGCTTAAGGCGGTGAGCCGAGGCCTGGAGGCCTTGGGAGAAAGCCCAAAGGCCCTGCCCGAAACCAAGGAGGAGCTCTTGGAGGAGGGCCTGCCCCAGTTTCACGGGGAGCACCTTTTGGTGGTGGGCGGGCACACCCAGCTCAGGAGCCGGCTGGTTCCCCTCCTCGAGGCCCGGGGCCTCAAGGTGGACTGGTTTGACGCGGATACCGCTGGGGTGGGCAAGGAAGCCCTGAGGCGTATCCAGAACCGCTTGGAAAGGGCTCATGGCCTCATGATCGTCTCCAGCTATGTGGGCCACGACTTCTCCGAGCCCGTGCGCCTCGAAGCGGAGCGCCTGGGGGTTCCGGTCTATGTGATCCCGGGGCGGGCCCGGGGGGCCACGGGGTTTCTCAGGGCCCTCAAGGCCTTCGCCCCCGAGCTCTTCAAACGGGCCCTCAAGGGGGTACAGTAG
- a CDS encoding 1,9-bis(guanidino)-5-aza-nonane synthase: MEKKELLSTPVVPIDIKAFDAGPILEAMGKTAFQARNLYRAAEIYLKMLEDDAAVILTLAGSLVSAGQGLIIHDLIRKGLVDAIVATGANIVDQDFFEALGHRHYQGDPKADDETLRRLWIDRIYDTYIDEEELRHTDYTIAEIADSLEPRPYSSREFIWHMGRYLAERGLGEKSIVRAAYEEGVPIFVPAFSDSSAGFGLVYHQVKNPKAHVTIDSVADFRELTEIKLKAGTTGLVMLGGGVPKNFAQDIVVAAEVLGHQVEMHKYAIQITVADERDGGLSGSTLSEAQSWGKVDAALSQMVFAEATLAFPLLASYVYHRAPMRAKRRYADLFAEEVPA; encoded by the coding sequence ATGGAGAAGAAAGAACTCCTCTCTACGCCCGTGGTTCCCATAGACATCAAGGCCTTTGACGCTGGGCCCATCCTCGAGGCCATGGGCAAGACTGCCTTCCAGGCCCGGAACCTTTACCGGGCGGCGGAGATCTACCTCAAGATGCTGGAGGACGACGCCGCCGTCATCCTCACCCTGGCGGGGAGCCTGGTTTCCGCGGGCCAGGGCCTCATCATCCACGACCTCATCCGGAAGGGCCTGGTGGACGCCATCGTGGCCACCGGGGCCAACATTGTGGACCAGGACTTCTTTGAGGCCCTGGGCCACCGCCACTACCAGGGGGACCCCAAGGCTGACGATGAAACCCTTAGGCGGCTTTGGATCGACCGCATCTACGACACCTACATCGACGAGGAGGAACTCCGCCACACGGACTACACCATCGCTGAGATCGCCGATTCCCTGGAGCCTAGGCCCTACTCCAGCCGGGAGTTCATCTGGCACATGGGCCGCTACCTGGCGGAAAGGGGTCTGGGGGAGAAGAGCATCGTCCGGGCTGCTTACGAGGAGGGGGTGCCCATCTTCGTGCCTGCCTTCTCCGACTCCTCCGCGGGCTTCGGCCTGGTCTACCACCAGGTGAAAAACCCCAAGGCCCACGTGACCATTGACTCCGTGGCCGACTTCCGCGAGCTCACTGAGATCAAGCTCAAAGCCGGCACCACGGGCCTGGTGATGCTGGGGGGTGGGGTGCCCAAGAACTTCGCCCAGGACATTGTGGTGGCTGCGGAGGTCTTGGGCCACCAGGTGGAGATGCACAAGTACGCCATCCAGATCACCGTGGCCGACGAGCGGGATGGGGGGCTTTCCGGCTCCACCCTCTCCGAGGCCCAAAGCTGGGGCAAGGTGGACGCCGCCCTTTCCCAGATGGTCTTCGCCGAGGCCACCCTGGCCTTCCCCCTCCTGGCCTCCTACGTTTACCACCGGGCTCCCATGCGGGCCAAGCGGCGCTACGCCGACCTCTTCGCTGAGGAGGTTCCCGCCTAG
- a CDS encoding 2-hydroxyacid dehydrogenase, whose protein sequence is MKILSPRLREEVFALLPEGVEVHYLDAPWPRAVDFFLPPFGQEEVVRRVLEQVEVKVVQTLSAGVDWILPLLPEGVVLCDGSGIHDVPVAEWVVMTLLALLKDLPAFLQAQGEGRWAPRVLADLEGKRVLLLGYGSIGKAVEERLRAFGVEVLPVAKHARPGVYTPQDLPHLLPQADAVVILLPLTPETRGLVDRDFLSWMKPGALLVNAGRGPVVDTEALLEALREGKVRAALDVTDPEPLPSDHPLWQSPGVLITPHVAGLSQGFHRRAARFLAEQVGRYLRGEPLRNVVLEGY, encoded by the coding sequence GTGAAGATCTTGAGTCCGAGGCTTAGGGAGGAGGTCTTCGCCCTCTTGCCCGAGGGGGTGGAGGTGCATTACCTGGACGCGCCTTGGCCCAGGGCGGTGGACTTCTTCCTGCCTCCTTTTGGCCAGGAGGAAGTGGTGCGGCGGGTACTGGAACAAGTAGAGGTCAAGGTGGTCCAGACCCTTTCCGCCGGGGTGGACTGGATCCTTCCCCTTTTGCCCGAGGGGGTGGTGCTTTGCGATGGCTCGGGCATCCACGACGTGCCCGTGGCGGAGTGGGTGGTGATGACCCTTTTGGCCCTCCTTAAGGATCTGCCGGCTTTTTTGCAGGCCCAGGGGGAAGGGCGCTGGGCTCCCAGGGTGCTGGCCGATCTCGAGGGCAAGAGGGTGCTTCTATTGGGCTACGGTTCCATCGGAAAAGCCGTGGAGGAGAGGCTTAGGGCCTTTGGGGTGGAGGTACTTCCCGTGGCCAAGCACGCCCGCCCTGGGGTCTATACTCCCCAGGACCTCCCGCATCTTCTGCCCCAGGCGGATGCCGTGGTGATCCTCCTCCCCCTTACCCCCGAAACCCGGGGGCTGGTGGACCGGGATTTTCTTTCCTGGATGAAGCCGGGAGCTCTTTTGGTGAATGCTGGCCGGGGGCCAGTGGTGGACACGGAAGCCCTTCTCGAGGCCCTACGGGAGGGGAAGGTTCGGGCGGCCTTGGATGTCACCGACCCTGAGCCCCTACCTTCCGACCATCCTCTTTGGCAGTCTCCCGGAGTCCTCATCACCCCGCATGTGGCCGGGCTTTCCCAGGGTTTCCACCGCCGGGCGGCCCGGTTCTTGGCGGAGCAGGTGGGGCGGTACCTCCGGGGTGAGCCCCTTAGGAACGTGGTTTTGGAGGGATATTAA
- a CDS encoding GNAT family N-acetyltransferase, producing the protein MDWPRYGRVTLKPFSAGLTEEEWKGLYETFRDPEVAEWNGSSPLRSPFWLFKRFVLAEMRRKDRLAFAILDERGEYLGTLELYDLTPEEATLGILIGRKDRWGQGYGTEAVRAALAYAFGSLGLKRVKLRTFSHNLRARRAFEKAGFRQVGLGPGPKGGEDVYMEVSREDLESEA; encoded by the coding sequence GTGGACTGGCCCCGCTATGGCCGCGTTACCCTGAAGCCCTTTAGCGCGGGGCTCACCGAGGAGGAGTGGAAGGGGCTTTACGAGACCTTCCGCGATCCTGAGGTGGCGGAGTGGAATGGCTCGAGCCCCTTACGCTCTCCCTTCTGGCTTTTCAAGCGCTTCGTCCTGGCGGAGATGCGCCGCAAGGACCGCCTGGCCTTTGCCATCCTGGACGAGAGGGGAGAGTATCTGGGCACCCTGGAGCTTTACGATCTCACCCCGGAGGAGGCTACCTTGGGCATCCTCATCGGGCGGAAGGACCGCTGGGGCCAGGGTTACGGCACGGAAGCGGTGCGGGCGGCCTTGGCCTATGCCTTCGGTTCCTTGGGGCTTAAACGGGTAAAGCTCCGCACCTTTTCCCATAACCTTAGGGCCAGGCGGGCTTTTGAGAAAGCGGGTTTCCGCCAGGTAGGCCTGGGACCGGGGCCTAAGGGGGGGGAGGATGTGTACATGGAGGTGAGCCGTGAAGATCTTGAGTCCGAGGCTTAG
- a CDS encoding Glu/Leu/Phe/Val family dehydrogenase, producing the protein MKSEPLSYLGKDGGPWEIFVEQVDRVIPYLGRYAPLAESLKRPKRVLIVDVPIHLDDGTVAHFEGYRVHHNTARGPAKGGVRYHPEVTLSEVMALAAWMTIKNAAVGLPYGGGKGGIRVDPKKLSPGELERLTRRYTSEIGILLGPDRDIPAPDVNTGEREMAWMMDTFSMNVGRTVPGVVTGKPIALGGSLGRRDATGRGVFVTARAAAEKIGLPIEGSRVILQGFGNVGNAAARIFHDHGARIIAVQDHTGTIYNEAGIDPYDLLKHVAEFGGVRGYPKAEPLPNPEFWAIPTEFLIPAALEKQITEQNAWRIQAKIIAEGANGPTTPAADDILLEKGVLVVPDVIANAGGVTVSYFEWVQDFNSYFWTEEEINARLERVLRNAFEAVWQVSQEKKIPLRTAAYVVAATRILEARALRGLYP; encoded by the coding sequence CGAACCCCTTTCCTACCTGGGCAAGGACGGCGGTCCTTGGGAGATCTTCGTGGAGCAGGTGGACCGGGTAATCCCCTACCTGGGACGGTATGCCCCTTTGGCGGAGAGCCTTAAGAGGCCCAAGCGGGTCCTGATCGTGGATGTGCCTATCCACCTGGACGACGGTACCGTGGCCCATTTTGAAGGTTACCGGGTCCACCACAACACCGCCCGGGGGCCGGCCAAGGGGGGAGTGCGCTACCACCCCGAGGTGACCCTTTCCGAGGTGATGGCCTTGGCTGCGTGGATGACCATTAAGAATGCCGCCGTAGGCCTGCCCTATGGGGGCGGCAAGGGGGGCATCCGGGTGGACCCCAAGAAGCTTTCCCCCGGGGAGCTGGAGCGCCTAACCCGCCGCTACACCTCGGAGATCGGGATCCTTTTGGGCCCGGATCGGGACATCCCTGCTCCCGATGTGAACACCGGGGAACGGGAGATGGCTTGGATGATGGACACCTTTTCCATGAACGTGGGCCGCACGGTGCCCGGGGTGGTGACGGGGAAGCCCATTGCCCTAGGGGGTTCCTTGGGAAGGCGGGACGCCACGGGCCGCGGGGTCTTCGTCACCGCGAGGGCGGCGGCGGAGAAGATAGGCCTTCCCATAGAGGGGAGCCGGGTCATTCTCCAGGGCTTCGGCAACGTGGGGAACGCTGCCGCCCGCATCTTCCACGATCATGGAGCCCGCATCATCGCTGTTCAGGACCACACGGGCACCATCTACAACGAGGCGGGGATAGATCCTTACGACCTCCTCAAGCACGTGGCGGAGTTCGGGGGGGTGCGGGGTTACCCTAAAGCCGAGCCCCTGCCCAACCCGGAGTTCTGGGCCATACCCACAGAGTTTCTCATCCCTGCGGCTTTGGAGAAGCAGATCACCGAGCAGAACGCCTGGCGGATCCAGGCCAAGATCATCGCCGAGGGAGCCAATGGCCCCACCACGCCGGCCGCCGACGATATCCTCTTGGAGAAGGGGGTCCTGGTGGTGCCTGATGTCATCGCCAACGCCGGGGGCGTTACGGTGAGCTACTTTGAGTGGGTGCAGGACTTCAACTCCTACTTCTGGACGGAGGAGGAGATCAACGCTCGTTTGGAGCGGGTCCTTAGGAATGCCTTTGAAGCGGTGTGGCAGGTGAGCCAGGAGAAGAAAATTCCCTTGCGCACGGCGGCCTATGTGGTGGCCGCCACCCGGATCCTCGAGGCTAGGGCCCTCAGGGGGCTTTACCCCTAG